The following are encoded in a window of Candidatus Fluviicola riflensis genomic DNA:
- a CDS encoding aminotransferase class I and II has translation MKLETLRTVAVTRYIAPLREGGSLPALVEADDDFKYVLKFKGAGHGTKALISEFLGGQLARVLGLKLPELVFITLDEDFGRSEADEEIQDLLRGSHGLNLGLHFLSGAITFDPVVTTIDSLLASKIVWLDAFLTNIDRTFRNTNMLIWNKELWLIDHGASFYFHHSWDNWEQNAKSPFSYVKDHVLLDRATQLDEVNTQFTSILTDELFRQLVDQIPSEWLQWEGNELSEDEIRGVYHQFLSIRLAHSANFLNEAQDARKKTV, from the coding sequence ATGAAGCTAGAAACACTCCGCACGGTAGCTGTGACACGTTACATTGCACCTTTGCGCGAAGGTGGCTCGTTACCGGCTTTGGTGGAAGCAGATGATGATTTTAAGTATGTCTTAAAATTTAAAGGCGCAGGTCATGGTACCAAAGCATTGATTTCCGAATTCCTGGGTGGCCAGCTGGCGCGCGTGTTGGGATTGAAACTTCCTGAATTGGTATTTATTACGCTCGACGAAGATTTTGGCAGATCTGAGGCTGATGAAGAAATCCAGGATTTACTGCGCGGTAGCCATGGTTTGAACCTCGGTTTGCACTTTTTGTCGGGAGCCATTACGTTTGATCCGGTGGTTACGACTATTGATTCGCTTCTGGCTTCGAAAATTGTGTGGCTGGATGCGTTTCTTACGAACATCGACCGCACGTTTCGCAATACCAATATGTTGATCTGGAACAAGGAATTGTGGCTGATCGATCACGGCGCTTCGTTTTATTTTCATCATTCTTGGGACAATTGGGAACAAAACGCCAAAAGTCCATTCAGCTATGTGAAAGACCATGTTTTACTGGATCGTGCCACACAACTGGATGAAGTAAATACTCAGTTTACCTCCATTTTAACCGACGAATTATTCCGACAATTGGTAGATCAGATTCCTTCCGAATGGCTGCAATGGGAAGGAAACGAGTTGTCGGAAGACGAAATCAGAGGAGTATACCATCAGTTTTTATCCATCCGGTTGGCCCATTCGGCTAACTTTCTAAACGAAGCGCAAGATGCCCGAAAAAAAACTGTATGA
- a CDS encoding O-succinylhomoserine sulfhydrylase: MSTYRNETLAIRSQSERTQQREHSVPLYLTSSFTFENAEHMRAAFSDEVDANIYSRYSNPNVDELLEKIAQLEGGEAAWATATGMAAVFTTFAALLGSGDHIVSSRSVFGSTHNLFVNIFPKWGITTTYVDADDYEAYANAITPATKILYLETPSNPGLDIIDLEKIGAICKEKNVLFVVDNCFATPVLQQPIRFGADIVIHSATKYIDGQGRVLGGLIVSTQELIDKIQAFARHSGPAMSPFNAWILSKSLETLHLRVEKHCQQALEIAKRLENHPAVDWVKYPFLDSHPQVEIARKQMSAGGGIVSFQIKGGLEAGRAFLDKLSLFSLTPNLGDSRSIATHPASTTHSKLKPEERAEVGISDGLVRLSIGLEHIEDIWEDLELAFK; the protein is encoded by the coding sequence ATGAGCACTTACAGAAATGAAACATTAGCGATTCGTAGTCAGTCGGAGCGCACACAGCAGCGCGAACACAGTGTACCTTTGTACCTCACGAGCAGCTTTACCTTCGAAAATGCCGAACACATGCGAGCTGCCTTTTCCGATGAGGTCGACGCCAATATTTATTCGCGTTATTCCAATCCGAATGTCGATGAGTTACTGGAGAAAATTGCTCAACTTGAGGGCGGAGAAGCGGCTTGGGCTACAGCTACCGGAATGGCGGCTGTTTTCACGACTTTTGCGGCATTGCTCGGTTCGGGAGATCACATTGTTTCCTCACGTTCGGTGTTTGGTTCTACGCACAATCTTTTCGTGAATATTTTCCCGAAATGGGGAATTACGACGACTTATGTTGACGCGGATGATTACGAAGCATACGCCAACGCGATTACGCCTGCAACGAAAATCTTGTATTTGGAAACGCCTTCCAATCCGGGATTGGATATCATTGATTTGGAAAAGATTGGCGCCATTTGCAAGGAGAAAAATGTGCTGTTTGTAGTTGATAATTGTTTCGCGACACCGGTTTTACAACAGCCCATTCGTTTTGGTGCCGATATCGTGATCCATTCTGCGACTAAGTATATTGATGGTCAGGGTCGCGTGTTGGGTGGATTGATCGTTTCCACACAGGAATTGATTGACAAAATTCAGGCATTTGCCAGGCATTCCGGTCCGGCTATGAGTCCGTTTAATGCATGGATATTGTCGAAATCATTGGAAACATTGCACTTGCGTGTGGAAAAACACTGTCAGCAGGCATTGGAGATTGCGAAACGATTGGAAAATCATCCGGCTGTCGATTGGGTAAAATACCCGTTTCTTGACAGTCATCCGCAGGTCGAAATTGCCCGAAAACAAATGTCGGCCGGTGGCGGAATTGTTTCCTTTCAGATCAAAGGAGGTTTGGAAGCTGGACGGGCTTTTCTGGATAAACTCAGCTTGTTTTCCTTAACTCCGAATCTTGGTGACAGCCGCAGCATTGCTACGCATCCGGCTTCAACAACGCATTCAAAACTAAAACCAGAAGAGCGTGCAGAAGTAGGCATTTCCGACGGATTGGTGCGTTTGAGCATTGGTTTGGAACACATCGAAGATATTTGGGAAGACCTTGAACTGGCGTTCAAATAG
- a CDS encoding peptidylprolyl isomerase yields MSQDINAVSYCIGLSVADSLAQQELDAINPQVMAEAIADVFQGKELKFSADEANQIIQNYIQEITASKFEEHKAEGEAFLAENAKKAGVTTTASGLQYEVIEEGTGVKPSASDTVKVHYHGTLIDGTVFDSSISRGLPATFGVHQVIKGWTEALQLMPVGSKYRLYIPQDLAYGAHPHPGGAIKPFMALIFDVELIAIEN; encoded by the coding sequence ATGTCACAAGATATTAACGCAGTAAGCTATTGCATCGGATTGAGCGTAGCTGATAGTTTGGCACAGCAGGAATTGGATGCCATCAATCCACAAGTAATGGCTGAGGCGATTGCCGATGTTTTCCAGGGAAAAGAATTGAAATTCTCGGCCGACGAAGCAAATCAGATCATTCAAAATTATATCCAGGAAATTACCGCTTCCAAGTTTGAAGAGCACAAAGCAGAAGGCGAAGCATTCTTAGCTGAAAATGCGAAGAAAGCAGGTGTTACCACTACGGCTTCCGGTTTACAATACGAAGTAATCGAAGAAGGAACTGGCGTAAAACCAAGTGCTTCCGATACAGTAAAAGTTCATTATCACGGTACGTTGATCGACGGAACCGTTTTCGATAGTTCCATTTCACGTGGTTTACCGGCAACTTTCGGTGTGCACCAGGTGATCAAGGGCTGGACAGAAGCGTTGCAACTGATGCCTGTTGGTTCAAAATACCGTTTGTATATTCCGCAGGATCTGGCTTACGGAGCGCATCCGCATCCGGGTGGAGCAATCAAACCGTTCATGGCGCTTATCTTTGATGTAGAATTGATCGCAATTGAAAACTAA